A stretch of the Massilia sp. W12 genome encodes the following:
- the metG gene encoding methionine--tRNA ligase — MTRKLFVTTALPYANAAFHIGHIMEYVQADIWVRYQRMQGEEVHFVCADDSHGAPIMISAEKAGLSPQAFVAQIAAGRKQYLDGFHISFDNWHSTDGPENHQLSQEIYRRLRDGSHNGDLRLITSKTIEQFYDPVKNMFLADRYIKGECPKCGAKDQYGDSCEACGAVYAPTELKNPYSALSGATPVLKSSEHFFFRLSDPACVNFLREWALGEANGKPRLQAEVANKAREWLEGKEGEDSGLGDWDISRDAPYFGIEIPDAPGKYFYVWLDAPVGYLASLKNYFGKKGLDFDAFMADPATEQYHFIGKDIVYFHTLFWPAMLHFSGMKTPDSVFVHGFLTLSGEKMSKSRGTGLSPLRYLELGMNPEWLRYYLAAKLNAKVEDLDFNPEDFVARVNSDLIGKYINIASRAAGFISKKFDGVLTDPRARSSNPFWNSLQQGAAEQISQAYEAREFGKAVRQIMALADEINSYVDQQKPWVLAKDESQKALLQDVCSDLLLSFWQLSIFLSPVLPALSRKVAAFFGIERDLVWSDLQQTPQKIGVYEHLMQRVDAAMLDALFEPVTAAKAQAAPATTTAAAATAAIEPLAEEIKIDDFAKVDLRIALIVDCELVEGSDKLLRLTLDAGEGRLRNVFSGIKSAYQPADLKGKLTVLVANLAPRKMKFGISEGMVLAASAADEKADPGLYVLNPWPGAKPGMRVR, encoded by the coding sequence ATGACACGCAAGCTGTTCGTCACCACTGCCCTGCCCTACGCCAATGCCGCCTTCCATATTGGCCACATCATGGAATATGTCCAAGCCGACATTTGGGTCCGGTATCAGCGCATGCAAGGCGAAGAAGTGCATTTCGTCTGCGCTGACGACAGCCATGGCGCGCCGATCATGATTTCAGCTGAAAAAGCCGGCCTCTCGCCGCAGGCGTTTGTGGCGCAAATCGCAGCCGGCCGCAAACAATATCTGGATGGTTTTCACATTTCCTTCGACAACTGGCATTCCACCGATGGCCCGGAAAACCATCAACTGTCACAGGAAATTTACCGCCGCCTGCGCGATGGCAGCCACAATGGGGATTTGCGTTTGATCACCAGCAAAACCATTGAGCAATTCTACGATCCGGTCAAGAATATGTTCCTGGCCGACCGTTATATCAAAGGCGAATGCCCGAAATGCGGCGCGAAAGATCAATATGGCGATTCGTGCGAAGCGTGCGGCGCGGTGTATGCGCCGACCGAATTGAAAAACCCCTATTCCGCCCTGTCCGGCGCAACGCCGGTGCTGAAATCCTCCGAACACTTTTTCTTCCGCTTATCTGATCCGGCCTGCGTCAATTTCCTGCGCGAATGGGCCTTGGGCGAAGCCAATGGCAAACCACGCCTGCAAGCCGAAGTGGCCAACAAGGCGCGTGAATGGCTGGAAGGCAAGGAAGGGGAAGACAGCGGCCTGGGCGACTGGGACATCAGCCGTGACGCGCCCTATTTTGGCATTGAAATCCCGGATGCGCCGGGCAAATATTTCTATGTCTGGCTGGATGCGCCGGTAGGCTATCTGGCCTCACTGAAAAATTATTTCGGCAAAAAAGGCTTGGACTTTGACGCCTTCATGGCCGATCCCGCCACCGAGCAATACCACTTCATCGGCAAAGACATTGTGTATTTCCATACGCTGTTCTGGCCGGCAATGCTGCATTTCTCCGGCATGAAAACGCCTGACAGCGTGTTTGTGCATGGCTTTTTGACCCTCTCGGGCGAGAAAATGTCGAAGTCGCGCGGCACCGGTTTATCCCCGCTGCGCTACCTGGAACTGGGCATGAACCCGGAATGGCTGCGCTACTACCTGGCGGCCAAACTCAACGCCAAGGTGGAAGATCTGGATTTCAACCCGGAAGATTTTGTGGCGCGCGTGAATTCCGATTTAATCGGCAAATACATCAATATCGCCAGCCGCGCCGCCGGTTTCATCTCGAAAAAATTTGATGGCGTGCTGACCGACCCGCGCGCGCGCAGCAGCAACCCGTTCTGGAACAGCTTGCAGCAAGGTGCGGCTGAACAGATCAGCCAGGCGTATGAGGCGCGCGAGTTCGGCAAAGCCGTGCGCCAGATCATGGCCTTGGCAGATGAAATCAATTCCTATGTGGACCAGCAAAAACCCTGGGTGCTGGCCAAGGATGAAAGTCAAAAAGCCCTGTTGCAAGATGTCTGCTCCGATTTGCTGCTGTCATTCTGGCAGCTCAGCATCTTCCTCTCGCCGGTGCTGCCAGCGCTGTCGCGTAAAGTGGCGGCCTTCTTTGGCATTGAACGTGATCTGGTCTGGTCGGACTTGCAGCAGACTCCGCAAAAAATCGGGGTGTATGAACATTTGATGCAGCGTGTTGACGCCGCCATGCTGGACGCTTTATTTGAACCGGTCACCGCCGCCAAGGCGCAAGCCGCACCGGCGACGACGACAGCGGCAGCGGCAACCGCCGCCATTGAACCGCTGGCGGAAGAAATCAAGATTGATGATTTCGCCAAGGTCGATTTGCGTATCGCTTTAATCGTTGATTGCGAACTGGTGGAAGGTTCTGACAAATTATTGCGCTTAACGCTGGACGCAGGCGAAGGCCGCTTGCGTAATGTGTTTTCCGGCATCAAGAGCGCCTATCAACCCGCAGACCTGAAAGGCAAGCTCACGGTGCTGGTGGCCAATCTGGCGCCGCGCAAGATGAAGTTCGGAATCTCAGAAGGCATGGTGCTGGCCGCCTCGGCTGCCGATGAAAAAGCCGATCCCGGCTTGTATGTGCTCAATCCCTGGCCAGGCGCCAAGCCGGGCATGCGGGTGCGCTGA
- the apbC gene encoding iron-sulfur cluster carrier protein ApbC, with amino-acid sequence MQMNLDDVKAALSALQDPVAGVALGRAVKSLSLQDGRAQAVIELSYPAASADAQLRQAVEAFLLQQPGVNEVALTVQSKIVPHGVQRGLKPLPQVKNIIAIASGKGGVGKSTTCVNLALALAALGARVGILDADIYGPSQPMMTGIAGQPESRDGQSMEPMQNYGLQVASIGFLIKPEDAMVWRGPMVTQALQQLLLQTNWQDLDYLLVDMPPGTGDIQLTLSQKVPLTGAVIVTTPQDIALADALRGLKMFEKVGVPILGIIENMSMHICSNCGHHEAIFGEGGAQKMCQQHGIEFLGGLPLRRSIREQADAGKPSVIAEPDGDVAQIYRRLALQLAVKLGQQSKDMSSKFPNIVVKHD; translated from the coding sequence GTGCAAATGAATCTGGATGATGTGAAAGCGGCCTTGTCCGCCTTGCAAGACCCTGTGGCCGGCGTTGCTTTGGGGCGGGCAGTCAAATCGCTCAGCCTGCAAGATGGCCGCGCCCAGGCTGTGATTGAGTTGAGTTATCCGGCTGCGTCTGCCGATGCGCAATTGCGTCAGGCGGTTGAGGCGTTTTTATTGCAGCAGCCAGGCGTCAACGAGGTTGCGCTGACGGTGCAGAGCAAAATCGTGCCGCATGGCGTGCAGCGCGGCTTGAAGCCTTTGCCGCAAGTAAAGAACATTATCGCTATCGCCTCCGGCAAAGGCGGCGTGGGTAAATCGACCACCTGCGTTAATCTGGCGCTGGCGCTGGCGGCGCTGGGCGCACGGGTTGGCATTCTGGATGCGGATATTTATGGCCCTTCGCAGCCGATGATGACCGGGATTGCCGGTCAGCCAGAGAGCCGCGATGGCCAAAGCATGGAGCCGATGCAGAATTATGGCTTGCAAGTGGCCTCCATCGGTTTTCTGATCAAGCCCGAAGACGCGATGGTCTGGCGCGGGCCGATGGTGACACAGGCTTTGCAACAATTGTTGTTGCAAACCAATTGGCAGGATTTGGATTACCTGCTGGTGGATATGCCGCCCGGCACTGGCGATATTCAGCTCACCCTGTCGCAAAAAGTGCCGCTCACCGGGGCTGTGATCGTCACCACGCCACAGGATATTGCTTTGGCTGACGCTTTGCGCGGTTTGAAGATGTTTGAAAAAGTCGGCGTGCCGATTTTGGGCATTATCGAAAATATGAGCATGCATATCTGCAGCAATTGCGGTCATCATGAAGCCATTTTCGGCGAAGGCGGGGCGCAGAAGATGTGCCAGCAGCATGGCATTGAATTCCTTGGCGGACTGCCTTTACGGCGCAGCATCCGCGAGCAAGCCGATGCCGGCAAGCCCAGCGTGATCGCTGAGCCGGATGGCGATGTGGCGCAGATTTACCGCCGGCTGGCTTTGCAGCTGGCTGTCAAACTGGGCCAGCAAAGCAAAGACATGAGCAGTAAATTCCCGAATATTGTCGTTAAACACGACTGA
- the gltX gene encoding glutamate--tRNA ligase — MTVRTRFAPSPTGYLHLGGARTALYSWAYARHCGGTFILRIEDTDLERSTPEAVQAILDGMQWLGLQHDEGPFYQMQRMPRYREVVAQMLKEGTAYHCYSSPEEVEAMRERARAQGLHPRYDGTWRPEPGKTLPPVPADRQPVVRFKNPAEGEVSWDDLVKGRITISNAELDDLVIARPDGTPTYNFCVAVDDWDMQITHVIRGDDHVNNTPRQINILRAIGATVPQYGHLSMILGPDGQKLSKRHGAVSVMMYPELGYLPEAMLNYLARLGWSHGDDEVFSMQQMADWFDLTHITASAAQFNMEKLAWLNNHYIRAADNARLAQMVKPQMEQAGAQFAHAPALEDVLALMKERCNTTVELGEAAMLFYREPQPPADLLAQHLSEAARAALQDFLAESVTISWDRATISSLIKSLLAKHKMKMPQLAMPLRLLVTGQLQTPTIDAVLELFGRDTVHARIAKAV, encoded by the coding sequence ATGACAGTCAGAACCCGTTTCGCCCCCAGCCCGACCGGCTATTTGCATTTAGGCGGCGCGCGCACCGCGCTGTACAGCTGGGCCTATGCGCGCCATTGTGGCGGCACATTTATTTTGCGGATTGAAGATACCGATCTGGAGCGTTCCACGCCCGAGGCGGTGCAGGCGATTTTGGACGGCATGCAATGGCTCGGCCTGCAGCATGACGAAGGCCCGTTTTATCAGATGCAGCGCATGCCGCGTTATCGCGAAGTGGTGGCGCAAATGCTCAAAGAGGGGACTGCCTATCATTGCTATTCCTCACCCGAGGAAGTGGAGGCGATGCGTGAGCGCGCCCGCGCGCAAGGACTGCATCCGCGTTACGACGGCACATGGCGGCCTGAGCCGGGTAAGACCCTGCCGCCGGTTCCTGCAGACCGCCAACCAGTGGTGCGCTTTAAAAATCCGGCTGAGGGTGAGGTCAGCTGGGATGATCTGGTCAAAGGCCGGATTACGATTTCCAATGCTGAACTGGATGATCTGGTGATTGCGCGTCCGGATGGCACGCCAACCTATAATTTTTGCGTTGCAGTTGATGACTGGGATATGCAAATCACCCATGTGATACGGGGTGATGATCATGTCAATAACACGCCGCGCCAAATCAATATCCTGCGTGCAATTGGCGCAACCGTGCCGCAATATGGTCATTTGTCGATGATTTTAGGGCCGGATGGACAAAAACTCTCCAAGCGCCATGGCGCAGTCAGCGTCATGATGTACCCGGAGCTGGGCTATTTGCCTGAAGCGATGCTCAATTATCTGGCGCGTCTGGGCTGGAGTCATGGCGATGATGAAGTGTTTTCCATGCAGCAAATGGCGGATTGGTTTGATTTGACGCACATCACCGCGTCCGCCGCGCAGTTCAATATGGAAAAACTGGCTTGGTTGAATAATCACTATATCCGTGCGGCGGACAATGCCCGTCTGGCGCAAATGGTCAAGCCACAGATGGAGCAGGCCGGCGCGCAATTTGCGCATGCGCCGGCGCTGGAAGATGTGCTGGCGCTGATGAAAGAGCGCTGCAACACCACGGTGGAACTGGGCGAAGCAGCCATGCTGTTTTACCGTGAACCGCAGCCGCCGGCGGATTTGCTGGCGCAGCATTTGAGCGAGGCGGCGCGTGCCGCATTGCAGGATTTCCTGGCGGAATCTGTCACTATTTCCTGGGATCGTGCTACAATCTCGTCTTTGATCAAGAGCTTGCTTGCCAAGCACAAGATGAAAATGCCGCAGCTGGCTATGCCGCTGCGTTTGCTGGTGACAGGGCAGTTGCAAACGCCAACCATTGATGCTGTGCTTGAGTTGTTCGGGCGCGACACAGTGCATGCGCGGATTGCAAAAGCTGTTTGA
- the earP gene encoding elongation factor P maturation arginine rhamnosyltransferase EarP, with the protein MRSAVLFCRVIDNFGDIGVCWRLARLLQHAYGWQVSIWVDDLASFARLCPGLDVQASHQAYESIQVVHWCDQMPAAEWRQLQANLLIEGFGCRLPDAALERIAQLRPHWINLEYLSAESWVESCHGLRSPDAQTGLSKYFFFPGFSAKTGGVLYEPGLDAERRAFRRQAALRTQFVQSLHLPLPVQQALDDPAYLKVLMFCYPQSGLSALIQAWQEGAQELLCLLPQGVATAQAQAFLGGEAQAGAWRRQGNLTLAILPFVPQARFDRLLWLADMAFVRGEDSFVRAQLAGLPLVWQIYPQEADAHLEKLEAFMQAYLARLQPPAAHALQALWQVWNQPEHYAGLGAAWRQLQASLPQLHRHALRWRQRLRRNGDLAGNLLQFIQKIG; encoded by the coding sequence ATGCGCAGCGCAGTTTTGTTTTGCCGGGTGATCGACAATTTTGGCGATATCGGCGTGTGTTGGCGTTTAGCGCGTCTGCTGCAGCATGCATATGGCTGGCAAGTCAGCATCTGGGTGGACGATTTGGCCAGCTTTGCCAGGTTGTGTCCCGGCCTTGATGTGCAAGCCAGCCATCAGGCGTATGAATCAATCCAGGTGGTGCATTGGTGCGATCAGATGCCGGCGGCGGAATGGCGACAATTGCAAGCCAATTTGTTGATTGAGGGCTTCGGTTGCCGCTTGCCGGACGCCGCCTTGGAACGTATTGCGCAATTGCGCCCGCATTGGATCAATCTGGAATATCTTTCAGCAGAATCCTGGGTTGAATCCTGCCATGGTCTGCGTTCGCCCGATGCCCAGACCGGACTTTCCAAATATTTTTTCTTCCCCGGATTCAGCGCGAAGACCGGCGGCGTGTTGTATGAGCCTGGATTGGATGCTGAGCGGCGCGCATTCCGCCGCCAAGCAGCGCTGCGCACGCAATTCGTGCAAAGCTTGCATCTGCCGTTGCCGGTGCAGCAGGCCTTGGATGATCCTGCGTACTTGAAAGTGCTGATGTTTTGCTATCCGCAATCCGGTCTGTCTGCGCTCATTCAAGCTTGGCAGGAGGGCGCGCAAGAGTTGCTTTGTTTATTGCCGCAAGGGGTGGCAACGGCGCAGGCGCAAGCTTTTTTGGGGGGAGAGGCGCAAGCCGGAGCCTGGCGCCGGCAGGGAAATTTGACGCTTGCCATTCTGCCCTTTGTGCCGCAAGCGCGCTTTGACCGCTTGTTGTGGCTGGCTGATATGGCCTTTGTGCGCGGTGAAGATTCTTTTGTGCGGGCGCAGTTGGCTGGTTTGCCGCTGGTTTGGCAAATTTACCCGCAAGAAGCTGATGCGCATCTGGAAAAGCTTGAGGCTTTTATGCAGGCGTATCTGGCGCGCCTGCAGCCGCCTGCCGCGCATGCGCTGCAGGCCTTGTGGCAAGTCTGGAATCAGCCTGAGCACTACGCCGGTCTGGGAGCAGCCTGGCGGCAGTTGCAAGCCAGTTTGCCGCAGTTGCATCGGCATGCCTTGCGCTGGCGGCAGCGCTTGCGGCGCAATGGCGATCTGGCCGGCAATCTGCTCCAATTCATCCAAAAAATCGGGTAA
- the efp gene encoding elongation factor P: protein MKTAQEVRVGNVVMIDKQPMVVIKTEFSKSGRNSSVCKMKLKGLLTESSTETVFRADDKLETVMLDKKDATYSYFADPLYVFMDADYNQYEVEKENMIDALNYLEDGMAVEVVFYNEKAISVDLPTSVVREIVYTEPAVKGDTSGKVLKPAKIATGFEVAVPLFVETGDKIEIDTRTGEYRSRANK, encoded by the coding sequence ATGAAAACCGCACAAGAAGTCCGCGTTGGCAATGTTGTCATGATTGATAAGCAGCCGATGGTCGTGATCAAGACCGAATTCTCCAAATCGGGCCGCAACTCTTCCGTCTGCAAAATGAAGCTCAAGGGTCTGTTGACCGAATCCAGCACTGAAACTGTGTTCCGCGCTGACGACAAGCTCGAAACCGTGATGCTGGACAAGAAAGACGCCACCTATTCCTACTTCGCTGATCCGCTGTACGTCTTCATGGACGCTGACTACAACCAGTACGAAGTTGAAAAAGAAAACATGATTGACGCCCTGAATTACCTGGAAGACGGGATGGCGGTGGAAGTGGTGTTTTACAATGAAAAAGCCATCTCGGTTGATCTGCCCACCAGCGTGGTGCGCGAAATCGTGTACACCGAACCGGCTGTCAAGGGCGACACCTCGGGCAAGGTGCTGAAACCGGCCAAGATCGCCACCGGCTTTGAAGTGGCGGTGCCGCTGTTTGTGGAAACCGGCGACAAGATCGAAATCGATACCCGCACCGGCGAATACCGCAGCCGCGCCAACAAATAA
- a CDS encoding YiaA/YiaB family inner membrane protein — MSQQILVRRDTPAWIAQVWIAFILSLSLCAYGVMMVQLQDLEKAFIATGFVFVLFAALVLAKSLRDNQHEKVDTPIWRILIWIGFAASLGMLTWGLMSMALQDWQLAYLLVSGLFMLSSAFTVSKTIRDKHEADLVEGRHGASSEE, encoded by the coding sequence ATGAGTCAGCAAATACTGGTGCGCCGCGACACCCCTGCCTGGATTGCGCAAGTCTGGATCGCTTTCATTCTGTCCCTTTCCTTATGCGCATATGGCGTGATGATGGTGCAGCTGCAGGATTTGGAAAAAGCTTTTATCGCCACCGGATTTGTGTTTGTGCTGTTCGCCGCCCTGGTGTTAGCCAAGAGCTTGCGCGATAACCAGCATGAAAAAGTGGATACCCCCATCTGGCGAATCTTGATTTGGATCGGTTTTGCCGCTTCATTGGGCATGTTGACCTGGGGTTTGATGAGCATGGCGCTGCAAGACTGGCAGCTTGCTTATTTGCTGGTCAGCGGCTTATTCATGCTCTCATCCGCATTTACCGTCTCCAAAACCATTCGCGATAAACATGAAGCGGATTTAGTGGAAGGCCGGCATGGCGCCAGCAGCGAAGAGTAA
- a CDS encoding NADP-dependent oxidoreductase — MSTLMNHQYRLAARPLGLPKDSDWQYGSEPVRELQDGEILVKVLYLSLDPAMRGWMNDSKSYIRPVDLGAVMRAGGIGRVIASKSPKFAEGDIVSGGVGVQEYWIGAADDKHGSFFKIDARLATLPAWLNALGMPGMTAYFGLLDVGQPKAGETVLVSGAAGAVGQTVGQVAKQLGCRVVGIAGGPDKCKFVVEELGFDACIDYKNGSVKDGLKQHCPQGVDVYFDNVGGDILDVVLTRINMKARIVICGAISQYNNTTPVKGPANYLSLLVNRARMEGIVVFDYAPRYPEAVRQIGQWMAQGAFKSREDVVQGLENFPQALLMLFEGKNFGKLVLQVAPE, encoded by the coding sequence ATGAGCACTCTGATGAATCATCAGTACCGCTTGGCGGCGCGCCCGCTGGGTTTGCCCAAAGATAGCGATTGGCAATATGGCAGCGAGCCGGTGCGCGAATTGCAAGACGGCGAGATCCTGGTCAAGGTTTTGTATTTATCGCTGGATCCGGCCATGCGCGGCTGGATGAATGACAGTAAATCGTATATCCGCCCGGTGGATCTGGGCGCGGTGATGCGCGCAGGCGGGATCGGCCGGGTGATCGCGTCCAAATCGCCCAAGTTTGCTGAGGGCGATATCGTCAGCGGCGGGGTCGGGGTGCAGGAATATTGGATTGGCGCGGCGGATGATAAGCACGGCAGTTTTTTTAAGATTGATGCGCGCTTAGCGACGCTGCCGGCCTGGTTGAATGCGCTGGGCATGCCGGGCATGACCGCGTATTTCGGTTTGCTCGATGTCGGCCAGCCCAAAGCCGGTGAAACGGTGCTGGTGTCCGGCGCCGCCGGTGCGGTGGGGCAAACGGTGGGACAGGTCGCCAAGCAGCTCGGTTGCCGCGTGGTGGGGATTGCCGGCGGGCCGGATAAATGCAAGTTTGTGGTGGAGGAGCTGGGTTTTGATGCTTGCATTGATTACAAAAACGGCTCCGTCAAAGATGGTTTGAAACAGCACTGCCCGCAAGGGGTGGATGTGTATTTTGATAATGTCGGCGGCGATATTCTGGATGTGGTGCTGACGCGTATCAATATGAAGGCGCGGATTGTGATTTGCGGCGCGATTTCGCAATACAACAATACGACGCCGGTGAAAGGCCCGGCGAATTATCTCTCACTGCTGGTAAACCGTGCGCGCATGGAGGGCATCGTCGTGTTTGATTATGCGCCGCGCTACCCGGAAGCGGTTCGCCAGATCGGCCAATGGATGGCGCAAGGCGCATTCAAGAGCCGCGAGGATGTGGTGCAGGGCCTGGAAAATTTCCCGCAAGCGCTGTTAATGCTGTTTGAGGGCAAAAATTTCGGCAAGCTGGTCTTGCAAGTGGCGCCGGAATAA
- the leuA gene encoding 2-isopropylmalate synthase, whose protein sequence is MMHSNPSSKYQAFPAIHLPDRQWPGRTITQAPIWMSTDLRDGNQALIEPMSPAKKLQFFEMLINIGLKEIEVGFPSASQTDFDFVRMLIEEKRIPDDVSIIVLTQAREELIHRTVESVIGAKRAIIHLYNSVAPVFRRVVFKMDKPEIIQIAVKGTQLVKELVAAHPETEWGFEYSPESFSTTELEFARDIVDAVSAVWQPTPQRPMIVNLPATVEAATPNVFADQIEWMHRHLARRDSLVISVHPHNDRGCAIAAAELALMAGAQRIEGCLFGNGERTGNVDIVTLALNLYTQGIHPHLDFSDIDAVRQCVEECNQLPVHPRHPYVGDLVFTAFSGSHQDAIKKGFAVHDPDGLWQIPYLPIDPADLGRSYDAVIRVNSQSGKGGMAWLLEQEYGLVLPRRLQIEFSRAVQRVTDQSGKEVGAKEIFSIFQQEYLQQEAPYRYLAHRTHEDSSRDDAVEIEIDVMLDGEKTALSGAGNGPIDAFVDALGLNVRLMDYHEHAISAGANAQAACYVELRLDDGPTLFGVGMDSNIVTASFKAVLSAINRQMGHNTRHAASEAAAKQEA, encoded by the coding sequence ATGATGCACAGCAACCCGTCTTCAAAATATCAAGCATTTCCCGCCATCCATCTGCCTGACCGGCAATGGCCCGGGCGCACGATTACTCAAGCGCCGATCTGGATGAGCACCGATTTGCGCGATGGCAATCAAGCCCTGATCGAGCCGATGAGCCCGGCCAAAAAACTGCAATTTTTTGAGATGCTGATCAACATCGGCTTGAAAGAAATCGAAGTCGGCTTCCCCTCGGCATCGCAAACCGATTTTGATTTTGTGCGCATGCTGATTGAAGAAAAACGGATTCCGGATGATGTCAGCATCATCGTTTTGACTCAGGCGCGCGAGGAATTGATCCACCGCACGGTTGAATCTGTGATCGGGGCAAAACGCGCCATCATCCACCTGTACAACTCGGTGGCGCCGGTGTTCCGCCGCGTGGTGTTCAAGATGGATAAGCCGGAAATCATCCAAATCGCCGTCAAGGGCACGCAACTGGTCAAGGAATTGGTGGCGGCGCACCCGGAAACAGAGTGGGGTTTTGAATACTCGCCGGAATCGTTTTCCACCACCGAACTCGAATTTGCGCGCGATATCGTGGACGCCGTGTCAGCGGTATGGCAGCCGACGCCGCAACGGCCAATGATTGTGAATTTGCCGGCCACGGTGGAGGCCGCCACGCCGAATGTGTTTGCCGATCAGATCGAATGGATGCACCGCCACCTGGCGCGCCGCGACAGTCTGGTGATTTCTGTGCACCCGCATAATGATCGCGGTTGCGCGATTGCCGCCGCTGAGCTGGCCTTGATGGCCGGCGCGCAGCGCATCGAGGGCTGCCTGTTTGGCAATGGCGAGCGCACCGGGAATGTGGATATCGTCACGCTGGCGCTGAATTTATACACTCAGGGGATTCATCCGCATCTGGACTTTTCCGATATTGACGCGGTGCGCCAATGCGTGGAGGAATGCAATCAATTGCCGGTACACCCGCGCCACCCCTATGTCGGCGATCTGGTGTTTACCGCCTTCTCCGGCTCGCATCAGGATGCGATCAAAAAAGGTTTTGCCGTACACGATCCGGACGGCTTGTGGCAGATTCCCTATCTGCCGATTGACCCGGCGGATCTGGGACGCAGCTACGATGCGGTGATCCGCGTCAACAGCCAATCCGGCAAAGGCGGCATGGCCTGGTTGCTGGAGCAGGAATACGGCCTGGTGTTGCCGCGCCGTCTGCAAATCGAGTTTTCGCGCGCGGTGCAGCGCGTTACCGATCAAAGCGGCAAGGAAGTCGGGGCGAAAGAGATTTTCAGCATCTTCCAGCAGGAATATTTGCAGCAGGAAGCCCCCTACCGCTATCTGGCGCACCGCACGCATGAAGATTCCAGCCGCGATGATGCGGTGGAAATTGAAATCGATGTCATGCTGGACGGTGAAAAAACCGCCTTGTCCGGCGCCGGCAATGGGCCGATTGACGCCTTTGTCGATGCGCTGGGCTTAAATGTGCGCCTGATGGACTACCACGAACACGCGATTTCCGCCGGCGCGAATGCGCAAGCGGCTTGCTATGTTGAGTTGCGCTTAGATGACGGCCCGACCCTGTTTGGCGTGGGCATGGACAGCAATATCGTCACCGCGTCGTTCAAGGCGGTGTTGTCGGCGATTAACCGGCAAATGGGGCACAACACGCGCCACGCCGCATCAGAGGCTGCAGCCAAACAGGAGGCTTGA
- a CDS encoding cache domain-containing protein, whose amino-acid sequence MKALSTICTLLLCLSASLPTHAVSSGGAGGPMPRIVNGQAVAPSTPPDLKQARRNEQQAQAMVQKVIAYLREHGPDKTIAEINSPHGPFRDGELYVFLFDGRKEAFCLAHGAYPNLIGKDLRHIRDPDGVLPAIEIMKVGKSRTGRGWVDYRWPHPISHKIEKKRTYVERHGNYVLGAGITREH is encoded by the coding sequence ATGAAAGCATTATCGACAATCTGTACACTTCTGCTTTGTCTGAGCGCCAGCCTGCCCACGCATGCGGTTTCCAGCGGCGGCGCCGGCGGCCCCATGCCCCGGATTGTGAATGGCCAGGCGGTGGCGCCCAGCACGCCGCCGGATCTCAAGCAAGCGCGCCGCAATGAGCAACAGGCGCAGGCCATGGTGCAAAAAGTGATCGCCTATTTGCGCGAACACGGCCCGGATAAAACCATTGCCGAAATCAACAGCCCGCACGGGCCGTTTCGCGATGGCGAGCTTTATGTGTTTCTGTTTGATGGCCGCAAAGAGGCGTTTTGCTTAGCGCATGGCGCGTATCCGAATCTGATCGGCAAGGATTTACGTCATATCCGCGACCCGGATGGCGTCTTGCCCGCCATTGAGATCATGAAAGTTGGCAAGAGCCGCACCGGGCGCGGCTGGGTGGATTACCGTTGGCCGCATCCGATCAGCCACAAAATCGAGAAAAAACGAACCTATGTCGAGCGGCATGGCAATTATGTGCTGGGGGCCGGCATCACGCGCGAACACTGA